The Mesoterricola silvestris sequence CAGGGCGACGGGGATGCGGGGCAAGCGCATGGCATTCCTTCAAACGTTGGGCGCGCATCGCACAGCCCGGGTCCAAAGCAATGAATGAGTTATGGGGGGCTTTGGTTCCCTTTGGGATGGGGTCAGGCAGGCAGAACCTGATCTCCCCGGCCAGGCTCCTAGGAGGCTGCCGTCTGCTCGGCCACGGCTTCGGCCTGGAGGGCGAGGGTGCGGGCATCGCCGGGGTGGCGCTCCAGGATCTGGCGGTAGATCTGGTGGGCCACTTCGTAATCCCCGCCCAGGCGCTGGACCTTGGCCAGGCCCAGGAGGGTGGCCTTGTCGAAGCCGTGCACGAGGCTGCGTTCGTACATCTCCTGGGCCCGGTCCAGGAGGCCCAGGCGCAGGTAGCAGTCCCCGGCCCGGGTGAGCACCTGCTGGTCGGGATCCCGGCGGAGCAGGTCCTCCCAGAGGGGGAGGGCCTCCTCCCAGCGGCCCAGGCCCCGCAGGCAGTCGGCCATGCCGAAGACGGCGTACCCGTTGCCGGGCTCCAGGTCCAGGGCCGTGCGGTAGCAGGCCTCGGCGCGGTCGAAGGCCTGGGCCTTGCGGTGGATGTTGCCCACCTGGGTCCAGACGTTGACGAGGGTCGGGATCATCGCCAGGAGGGGCTCCCAGCAGGCCAGGGCCTCGGCGGGTTCGTCGGCCTTGTGGTGGAGGTCCCCCAGGCCCATGAGGGCGTAGCGGTTCCGGGGGTCCAGGGCCAGGGAACTCCGGTAGTGCGCCAGCGCGGCGTCCCGGTTGCGGGCCTTCTTGTGGGCATCGGCCAGGCGGCAGTGGGCCTCCGCGTCCACGGGGCTGGTGGCCAGGTAGCGCTCCAGGATCTCGATGACCTTTCCCGTTTCGCCCAGGCCCCGGTAGGCGTCCGCCAGGGACAGGTGGGCCCGGCGGTTGCCCGGGGCGATGTCCAGGGCCCGCGCGTAGTAGGGCACCGCGGCCTGGTAATCCCGGGCCTTCCGGTGTTCGTCACCGCACTGGAGCAGCTCTTTGGGGTTCATGGCGCACCGCGGGGCGATGGAATCTTGCCTCCATCCAGAAATAACACGCATGCCGGGGAATTGCCACGGTCCCCGGCGGACCCGCTATCCTGGCCCTTTGCGGGAGCGGCGATGGGTCCCCGGGAATGGGTCGAGAAGCATGTCATGGGGGACGGCGATCTGCTCTGCTACGGGAACCTCTTCGACGAACTGGAGGAGGCCGGGGCCGGCGTCTTCTGGGAGGAGCTCAAGCGCGCGGCCGCGCCGTACGTGGCCGGGGGCCGGGATCGCGCCCGGGCCGCCCAGGCGCGGGTGGACGACCTCATCCGGACCCTGCTCGCCCGGGATGCCCGGTTCGGCTACGCCCCCCCCTTCTGCCACAAGGGCTGCGCCAACTGCTGCCACCAACTGGTGTACTGCACCCTCGAAGAGGCCCGCGCGATCCACGCCCACTGCCTGGAACGGGCCATCGCCATCGACTACGGAAAGCTCCAGCGCCAACTGCGCCACGTGGACGTGGACGCCGCCGGCGACCACACGGGAACCACCACCTGGGATGACCAGCCGGACGCGGACCGGCGCTGTGCCTTCCTGGGCCCGGACCGGGCCTGCGCGATCTGGCCCGTGCGCCCCCTGGTGTGCCGCGCCCAGCTGGCCGAGGGCACGGACGCCCACTGCACCCCCCACAACGGCGAGCCGGACCCGGAAGCCGCCGGGATCACGTACGTGGAAGTGAACTACCTGATCAGCGCCGTCTTCACGATCCACCGGGACTCCGTCAAGAAGACCATGGGCCGGCTGCTCCTGGACCTGCGCTAGCCCAGGTTCCCGATCCTCCCCAGCAATCACTCCCGAAGCCAGCCGATAGTCACTCCGTGAAACCCGCGGTCTGGCCCCTCAGCCGGGAACGGCCTGAGTTCGAATGCTGATCCCCTTCATCCTGTTCATCCGACCCATCCCAGCCTTGGCCCTGCGGGAACAGGGATGAATCGGATGAAAAGGATAAAGGGGATGAACAGGCCTCCCAGGTAGGCGGCAAGTGGTTAGGAACAAGACAGCATTGGCGCGAGCCGACATGCTCAAAGAACCACGCGAAGCGAGCCCTCACGGTGGGGCGGGGCCAATGGGTGACAACACAGCCCCATGGCCGAGCTGAGTGCTTTCCGTTGCTGCGGGCCCCGCCCGCAGCAACGATCCGGGGCGAACGTCTGGGACCCGTACGACTACTAGCGCTTCCGGTCCTCCTCCAGCAGCGCGAAGAGTTTGTCGGTCTTCGTGCGGGGGAGGCGGAGGTTCTGGATGGCGTTGGTGACGCCCACCCCGGCCCGGGCGGCGCCTTCGCGGAGGACC is a genomic window containing:
- a CDS encoding tetratricopeptide repeat protein — its product is MNPKELLQCGDEHRKARDYQAAVPYYARALDIAPGNRRAHLSLADAYRGLGETGKVIEILERYLATSPVDAEAHCRLADAHKKARNRDAALAHYRSSLALDPRNRYALMGLGDLHHKADEPAEALACWEPLLAMIPTLVNVWTQVGNIHRKAQAFDRAEACYRTALDLEPGNGYAVFGMADCLRGLGRWEEALPLWEDLLRRDPDQQVLTRAGDCYLRLGLLDRAQEMYERSLVHGFDKATLLGLAKVQRLGGDYEVAHQIYRQILERHPGDARTLALQAEAVAEQTAAS
- a CDS encoding YkgJ family cysteine cluster protein; translated protein: MGPREWVEKHVMGDGDLLCYGNLFDELEEAGAGVFWEELKRAAAPYVAGGRDRARAAQARVDDLIRTLLARDARFGYAPPFCHKGCANCCHQLVYCTLEEARAIHAHCLERAIAIDYGKLQRQLRHVDVDAAGDHTGTTTWDDQPDADRRCAFLGPDRACAIWPVRPLVCRAQLAEGTDAHCTPHNGEPDPEAAGITYVEVNYLISAVFTIHRDSVKKTMGRLLLDLR